The region TGTCCACAAGAATCATCTTATCCTTATTGGCGGTATCCGGGGTGAAGTGGAAAGCGCCCTGGCGGGTATATGCCGTTTCACCATTGACTTGAACGCCGAACAATCCATTGCCTTGAAGCGCCAAGTCCGTAGGCTTCCCTGTCTCCTGGAGCGTGCCTTCCTCCCAATTACTTGACACTGTAGGCACACGCACACCAAAGCCGATATTAAAACCCAGCGGCATACTGCGTCCAGGCTGGTTATAGTCCTTGGATTGCTGCTGTACACGGGTAAGCACATCCTCGAACGAGCCTTGTTTGCTCTTATAACCATTCGTATTCATATTGGCAATGTTATCCGCTATAATATCCAGCCGCTGCTGCAGACTGGCCATTGAGACAGAAGCACCGATTGTTGAGTTGTTCACAGGTCTAACCTCCTACTAGCTTGATAAGAAGAAACTGGCTAACACCATCAATATAATGATCCATGCAAGCCCGGCTATACCCGGCCGACTTCATTCACAGCCTTTTGCAGGCTGCTGTCATAGAACTGGATCACTTTCTGATTCGCTTCATACGCGCGGTAAGCGGCGTTCATATCCACAGTGACCTGAGTGGCATCCACATTCGAGTTCTCAAGGTAGCCCTGACGGACCTGCAGATTATCAGTTCCATTGGAAAAGCGGATGTCTGCGGCCTCGGCATCATCGGCATGGAAGACACCATTACCGTCACGCACCAGCTCCTGCGGTCTTGTGATGACGCTGATTCCGATCCGTGTGCCTGAAGGCAGTCCGGTAGCATTGTTAATCAGATTGCCCTGCCCGTCCACTTTAAGGTTATCCTGAGGCCCTGTCAATCGCAGCGGATTGCCGTCACTGCCCAGCACTCTGAATCCGCCTGAGCTAAGCACTTCCCCTGTAGGAGCAACTGTAAAGCTTCCGTTACGTGTATATAAATTATTGCCTTCATTGTCTTGAACCGTAAAGAACGCCTGGGGCCGGTAAATAACCTCGCCATCCGGACTGATATATTTCCCCGAGCCGTCAAAAGCAAGGTTGGTGCCTGGATTATCCGGGTCTGGGACCTGCAAATCGGTAGACAGCGCAAAATCTACGCTCTTGCCGCTCTCAATGAGGTCGCCCTGCAGGTATTGGGAGACGGACTGCTCGGCAAAAACCCCGGTATTGATCCGTCCGACAGGCTTAGCAGCGCCCCCGTTCATCGCGGTGATCAGCACCTCGGGAAAAGCATGGCTGACACTGTCGACCTGCTTGTACCCCGTAGTATTTAAATTGACCAAGTTCTGCGTCGCCGTATCATGTCTGCGCTGCTGCGTTACCATTCCTGCTGCGGCTGTATATAATCCTCTGAGCATGAGGTCAGTCCCTTCCTGGAATCTGCTGTTCTCCCTTATTATCGGCAGGCTAGAACTTTTTCTTAACCACCTTGTCCAAATGATCCAGCATAATTCCCGTGCCCTTGACTACGCAGTGCATCGGGTCCTCAGCCACCCAGACCGGAACATGCAGCTGTTCGGAGAGCAGCTCGTCCAGTCCGTTAAGCAGGGCGCCTCCGCCGGTCAGCACAACTCCACGGTCAATAATATCTGCCGACAGCTCTGGCGGTGTACGCTCCAGCACCGACTTGGCCGCAGCCACAATCGAAGAAACCGGATCCCACAGCGCTTCCTTCACCTCACCGGATGAAATAGTAAGGGTCTGGGGCAGTCCGCTCACCATATCACGCCCGCGGATATCCATCTCTGCCTTCATACCGCCCGGCCGTACCGAGCCGATGGTCACTTTGATATCCTCCGCTGTACGTTCACCAATCAGGAGCTTATATTTCTGTTTAATATATCTTAAAATGGCATCGTCGAACTTGTCCCCCGCGATCTTAATGGAAGAGGCGGTAACGACGTCGCCCATGGACAATACGGCTACATCCGTCGTTCCGCCGCCAATATCGACGACCATATTTCCGCTAGGCTGATAAATGTCCATTCCTGCGCCAATGGCTGCAGCTTTGGGCTCTTCCTCCATGAAAACCTCTTTGGCCCCGCTGCGCTCTGCCGCCTCACGGATGGACTTCGTTTCCACAGAAGTAATATTGGTGGGAGCACAAATCAAAATACGGGGCCGCGAATACCAGGTCCGGCCGCCAACGCTGTCAATAAAGTATTTGAGCATCATTTCCGTAATGGCAAAGTCGGCGATTACACCGTCACGGAGCGGACGAATCGTCGTTATATTTCCAGGTGTCCGCCCGACCATCCGGCGTGCCTGTTCACCAACCGCAAGGACCCGCTTCGTATCACTTTCAAGTGTGACCACGGAAGGTTCATCCAGAACGACTCCCCTTCCCTTGACATGAATGAGCACGTTAGCTGTGCCGAGATCGATTCCGATATCCTTGCTAAGCATAATGAAAGAGCCCCCAAAGTGTTATTTTAAATGAGAAAAGAAGATTGTACCAAATTTAAAAATACCATACTTTAGGGGGTGAGTACAATGGACTAAACCTGAATTATGGCGCGAAAATCCGAAAATCTTATGGCTTTGAGGCTACGGCAACCTCACGCTTCTTACCTGTGGTTTTCTTATATTTAATTTTTGTGGCTTCTCCCCCCCGAAGATGACGGATGGACTTGTGATATTCGAGAATGTGCTTCACCTGATCAGCCAGATCCGGATTAATTTCCGGCAGCCGTTCGGTTAAATCTTTATGCACCGTGCTTTTTGAAACGCCAAATTCCTTGGCTATGGTCCGGACCGTGTGCCTGGTTTCCACGATGCAGCGTCCGATTTTAATGGTACGTTCCTTGATGTAATCGTGCACGCTCCCGCCTCCCAACTGTGAATAGTTTGGTACATTATATGAGGGGCGGGCCTATATATTCGCGCTTTCAGGACATGACAAGCTCAGGAAGGCTCATTTTATTTGTCGGACAACCCAATTCACTGCATTTCACTGCCCCATTTCCGGAATAGAACCTGCCGGACTGTCCATTTCGGGGAGAAGCAAAAAATAACCCCACAAAGTGGGGCTTTAGCGTAAGTGATGACTCAGGTACTTTGCGGGGACCCCAAAACATATAAATTCTCTTTAAAAAAACAGGAGGCTTCCGCCCCCTGCTGAACATTTCGGCTTAGCGCTGCGGAAGCAGATCCGAAGGATTCACAATCTTGCCGTCCTCATGCACTTCAAAGTGTACATGGTTGCCAAGACCCTTCTCCATCTCATTACGTCCCGCTGCCCCCAGCATATCGCCTTGCTTCACTTCATCGCCCTGCTTCACTTTGATTTCACCAAGACTCTGATAGACCGTCTTCAGATCGCCGGGAGAGGTAATCTCGATTACCTTACCCAGTACAGCAACATCTTCCACTCTGGTAACTTCACCGCTGAGCGCCGCCTTCACATCAAACGTCTTGTTGTCCTCACGGGCAATATCAATTCCGGTATTGGTGACAAAGGTATTATTGTACTGCACCATCGCCGCAATATGATTCTCTTCCGTGCCGTTCTCGTCGTAGTACGGTTTGACCACTTCCACTTCACTCGGGCTGGCTACCGGCCAGACCAGGCTTTCGGCTGATGCGACAACTTCCAGGGCTTCGGGATCACCGTTTGCAGCTCCGGTTTTGCTGCCGGCCTCACCTTGGGATACTACCGCGGCGTTATCAGGATTCAGCGGCTTCTGGCCGGCATCCTGATAGACCCACACCAAGGTTAGTATAAGTGCCGCTGCCGCCGTGTAGACTGCCGGGAATACCCACCGTTTGGATAACAGTCTGCTCCATGAAGAAGGCTTAGCGCCTGAATCTCCCTGCTTGTTTTTGAGAGATTCATCATGGGTTGATTTGATTTTGTCTTGTTCATTCATATGGTTATCACCTCAGTAACCAGTGTTACCGGGCGCTTCGCTTTTATACGTATCTTGCAGATTATTTTTTCAGAAGAGTTGAGATTCCGGTAAAAGAGACCCCGCTGTAGTAGTGTTTGAGAATCTGTGTAGCCGTCTTGCCCTGCTTCGCCATTCCGTTCGCCCCCCACTGGCTCATGCCGACACCGTGGCCGTTACCATACGTGGTGATCTGCACCTTCCCCGCTTGGCGCTTCCAGGTGAACTGGCTCGAGCGCAGCCCCAGCTTCTCTCTCACTTCCCGCCCGGTAAACACCTTCCCTCCGATAGAGATCTGTTTGATCCGGTGGCCGGCTGTAAGCGACAGCACCTCCGCCGGCAAGCTGGCAGAGGATTGAGCGGAGACTGGCGTTGCCTTACCCGAAGCTCCCAGACTGGCTGACACCGGAAGGTCCTTGGTTCCAAGGCCCAGCTTGCTGCGCAGCTCCGAGTTACTGAAGGTGTAGGTTACGGCCAGGTTCGGGGTGATCTGCAGCTCCCAGGGGCTGGCTACACTGCGCAGGTAGGGAACCGCAGCATTCCAGTATTCCTCGGAGTTCTCGGTATAGCCTCCGCTGGAGGCGAAGAAGGAAGCCGTTATCGGCTGCCCCTGATAGGTCATGATCGTTCCGCGCGTCTCCAGGACCGCGCGGCGGATCTTCGCCAGTCCGGCGCGCTTGCTGCCGGATGCCCAGTCCCGTTCCAGCACGGCCTTCGATACGTAAGCCTGATGGCTTACCGTATCGCTCACATCCGCTTCGGGAACGGGTACCCCGCTGTGGTCGCCGGCGGCCAGACGGCGGGCAATGAACGTGCGGGCCGCTACGGCCTGCGCCTTGAGCGCTTCAAGCTCAAATTCGGCCGGCATCTCGGCCGCCAGTACGCCGCTGACGTACTCCTCCAGCGGCAGGGTCTCGATTTGTCCGCTCCGCGACAAATAGACGGTGACCTCCGGCTGCGGCGCCTCTGCGGCAGCCGGTGCCGGCGGCGCCGGAACGGCCGTGGCCTGCGGCACGGCCGGGGGCGCCGGCGGCTGTTGTCCCCGCGCTGCGGGACAACAGCCAGCGGCAGCAGCAGCGCAGCCAGCAGGGGCGCTGCCAGCCAGGCGGCGGGGGCCAGCCGCCGCAGGGGGCGCACGCCGCGCCGCCGCGCGCGCGCGTAGCTATGCGGACGCTTCAGGATGCGCCGCAGCTTGATTAACTCTTTCATCTCTATGGCTCCTTCCGTAAGCACCGGTGATTCTTATAGATATGAATTTGCGGCACCTGCTAGAACGGGATTTTGAGAGAAAGAGAGTTGCGGAATCCCACGGTACGTATAAGATTTTTTTCAAAAAAAAAGGACCAGCCGCTTAGCGGCTGGTCCTAATATTTTTAAGAATAACTATTATACCCAAGACGGCTGAATCTGGAAGCGGGGTCTGATCTCTTCGGCTTTGGAGGATTCGCTTCTGGCCGGTTCAGGCTTAAGCGCTTCTTCTTTTGCAGCAGGAACTGCCGACTCTTCCATGGAAATACGCCATATGTCCGCACCAAGTCCTGACAGCTTCTCAGCCAGGTGCACATACCCGCGGTCAATGTGATGTGTTCCGCTAACTTCTGTAGTGCCTTCCGCCACAAGCCCTGCCAAAATAAGCGCAGCACCTGCACGCAGGTCCGTAGCACATACCTTAGCGCCGACCAGACTGGCATTGCCCGTCACAATCGCAGAGCGGCCCTCAATCTTGATCTCCGCGTTCATGTTGTGGAATTCATCCACATGCATGAACCGGTTCTCGAAGACGGTCTCTGTCACTACGCTGGTTCCTTCCGAGCGGAGCAGCAGTGCCATCATCTGTGACTGCATATCTGTCGGGAATCCCGGGTAAGGTAATGTCTTGAGATCGACAGCCTTCAGCGGCTTGTCGCTGATGACACGGACTCCGTTCTCATCCGGGATAATCGTAACGCCCATTTCCTCCATCTTGGCAATCACCGGACCCAGATGGTCGGCAATAGCTCCCTCAACATACACATCACCGCCTGTAATCGCCGCTGCTGCCATGTAGGTTCCAGCTTCGATCCGGTCAGGAATGACATGATGTCTTACGCCGTGCATACGCTCTACGCCTTCAATCCGGATGACTCCGGTTCCGGCTCCGCGTACAATGCCGCCCATCCCGTTCAGGTAATTGGCAAGGTCGACAATCTCCGGCTCTTTAGCCGCATTCTCAATTACTGTGGTGCCTTCGGCAAGCGCGGCAGCCATCATTATATTTTCGGTCGCACCTACGCTGGCCACATCCAGATAGATCTTGGCTCCGCGCAGTCTTCCGTTACTTTTCGCATCGATGTAGCCCTGGCCCAGACTGATCTCGGCTCCAAGCGCTTCAAAACCCTTCAAGTGCTGGTCAATTGGCCTAGTTCCAATGGCGCAACCGCCAGGCAGAGAAATACGAGTATGCCCCATACGGGACAGGAGTGGACCCATAACCAGGAAAGAAGCCCTCATTTTGCGTACCCATTCGTATGGTGCTTCACAGGAAGTAATATTAGTGGCATCTACTTCAATCACATCGTTCTGGTATGTAATACCTGCACCCAGAGATTCCAATACCTTGTTAATCGTCATTACATCGTCTAACGGAGGTGCGTCCACAATGACGCTAACTCCTTCTTCTGCCAATAGAGAGGCGGCTATGATCGGTAGTACGGAATTTTTTGCGCCGCTAACTTTCACGCTCCCGGTCAATCTGTTGCCACCGCGGACGATAAATTTGCTCATTTCGGTTTCCCTCCGCGTCCATTATTTCTGAAATAAATTTTGAGGTTAAAATTCGTCTGTTAAGATATTGAATATTCCGTCATTGCGTCTTAGGTGCAGATTCCTTGCTTAACTTCAGTGTTGACATAATAAAACCTTATTATTCGACACTTTTTTCACTGCATCAGCCTATACAGATATAACCAAAGCCGCTGCCGTTAAAACATCCGTCCTATAAGTCCGCTCCAGCCCAGATAATCAAGCAGGAACCCGGCCACGAAGTGACCCAGGACAATTGCCAAGAGCAGGTGCAGCAGTCTGCCCTGAGGGCTCTTGGGATATCTTATGACCAAATCCAGCTTAAGGTTCTGAAGTGACCACCAGGATAATGCAACGCAGATCAAAGAGATAACCATCGATATCATATTGCTGGTGCCGATCGCACCCGACAACTCAGCGGATAAGCGTGTGTTCATATTAGCCCCCTGTGTTAGGTACTCGGAAATCGACTCTTATATCATACTTGTGCAGGGGAAAAGAATCCAGTACTTTTACGAAATTTTAAACAAATGGGTCTTTATATGCAGATCTGATGACGATATGTTCATAAACTGCTAGATTCTCATCTAGCAAAAAAAGCAGTCAAGCCCAGGGCTTGACCGCTTATCTGCTACTGTTGTCCTTTACCGGTCGAAACTTTGATGCGCGTTACAGCACGCTGTAATGCCAGCTCCGCACGGCGGTGATCGATCTCATCCTGCTTGCTTTGCAGCTTAAGGCGGCGCTCAGCCCGCTCCTTAGCCGCTTCAGCGCGCTCCACATCAATATCCCGGGGCAGCTCAGCACTTTCAGCCAGCACCGTTACCTTATCTTTGTGCACTTCAACGAAACCGCCATGCACAGCGATGGAGACTGTAACGCCGTCCGCCTTAACGCTAAGCGGAGCAACCTGAAGCGGGGTGACGAGCGGAATATGTCCCGGGAGAATCCCCAGTTCACCATTCACGCCGCGTACCGTCAGACTGTTCACTTGCTTGGAGTAGACCAGATGCTCCGGAGTAACTATTTCGAGCAAAAAGGTATTCACTTCCATTCCTCCTCAAAGCTTTACAGAATAAAGCCCGATCCCCCAGCATAAGCATGCTTAGGGTTACAACGTTTTCGCTTTTTCCACGGCTTCTTCAATCGTACCTACGAACAAGAACGCTACTTCCGGAAGATCATCGTGCTTACCTTCCAGGATTTCCTTGAAGCTGCGTACAGTTTCTTTGATTGGCACGTACTTGCCTTTGAAGCCGGTGAACTGCTCTGCTACGTGGAACGGCTGGGACAGGAAGCGCTCAACCTTACGGGCGCGGGATACAATCACCTTATCCTCTTCACTCAGCTCATCCATACCCAGGATGGCAATGATATCCTGAAGCTCAGTATAACGCTGCAGCAGCTGCTTAACGCCTTGTGCCACGTTATAGTGCTCTTCGCCGACGATTTCCGGTGCCAGCATCCGCGAGCTGGAAGCCAGCGGGTCAACCGCAGGGAAAATCCCTTTTTCGGAGATTTTACGCTCCAGGTTGGTCGTCGCATCCAAGTGGGCAAACGCCGTTGCCGGTGCAGGGTCTGTATAGTCATCCGCAGGCACGTAGATCGCCTGGATTGAAGTAACGGAACCTTTCTTCGTGGACGTAATACGCTCCTGCAGCTGACCCATTTCTGTAGCCAGTGTAGGCTGGTAACCTACCGCAGAAGGCATCCGGCCGAGCAGGGCCGATACTTCGGAACCCGCTTGGGTGAACCGGAAGATGTTATCGATAAAGAGCAGCGTATCGCGGCCTTCTACATCACGGAAATATTCCGCCATGGTCAGTCCGGTCAGAGCTACGCGCAGACGCGCGCCCGGCGGCTCATTCATTTGTCCGAAGACCATCGCCGTTTTTTTGATAACGCCGGAATCGGTCATTTCGTGATAGAGGTCATTCCCCTCACGTGTCCGCTCGCCAACGCCGGCGAATACGGAGATACCGCCGTGTTCCTGTGCAATGTTGTTAATCAATTCCTGAATGGTTACTGTTTTACCTACGCCGGCACCGCCGAACAGGCCGATTTTACCGCCCTTGGCATAAGGGGCCAGCAAGTCGATAACTTTAATTCCGGTCTCCAGAACCTCTGCCTGAGTTGATAACTCATCAAAGGTAGGAGCCAGACGGTGAATCGGGTTTCTTGCAGCTACCACCTCAGCACCGTTATCGATTGGATTACCAAGTACGTTAAATACGCGGCCCAGTGTTGCTTCACCGACTGGAACCGAGATCGGTGCTCCCTGGTCAATCGCATCAATCCCGCGTACCAGTCCATCTGTGGAAGACATGGCGATACAACGCACCAGGTTATCTCCAAGATGATTGGAAACTTCAAGAGTCAGATCCATGTTACGGCCATCGCTTAGAGTTTCAACAATTTTGATGGCGTTGAATATCTGGGGCAACTGGCCGCGTTCAAATTCAATATCGACAACCGGACCCATAATGCTCACAACGCGTCCTTTGTTCATCTTCATTTCCCTCCTCGAAAGCTGTTACATCTGTATTAAGACTGCGCGTTCGCACCAGCCACGATCTCGGTAATTTCTTGCGTAATGGCCGCCTGACGGGCACGGTTGTACGTAAGTCTAAGTTCTCCGATCATTTTTGACGCGTTCTTCGTTGCACTGCCCATGGCTGTCATCTTAGCTCCCAGCTCACTGGCTTTGCCGTTCAGAAGAGCACCGTAGATTAAAGTCTCGGCATATTTCGGAAGCAGAACTTCCAGTACGCCTGCAGGCGAAGGCTCGTATTCATAAGCAGCAGATGCTCCGTGATGCTCGCCCTCCCCAACGCCTTCCATAGGCAGAAGTCTGTCTACAGTCGGAATCTGGCTGATCGCATTAACGAACTGGTTGTAGCAAATGTAGATCTCATCATAGACGCCTGTCTCGAACTGGTTCACCGCCGAATAGGCAATCGACTTGATGTCGGCAAATTTCGGGGTATCGGACAGCTCGGTGATTTCTTCTACAATGGGATATTCACGGCGCCGCAAAAAGTCACGGCCTTTGCGCCCGATCACAAACAGCGCATACTCATCCTTGGACTTATGGCGTTCTGCGATCAGCATCGTTACTTTACGCAGAATATTCGCATTGTAGCCGCCGGCAAGACCTCTGTCCGAGGTGATGATCAAATAACCTGTTTTTTTGACAGGCCGGCTGACCAGCATCGGGTGCTGGAGATCCTGCGTACCGGCAGCAATACTCGAGACGACCTCTTTCAGCTTCTCTGAATACGGACGGGCTGCTTCTGCCTTCTCCTGCGCCTTGCGCAGCTTGGACGCAGCGACCATCTCCATCGCTTTGGTGATCTGTCTGGTGTTCTGAACGCTCTTAATTTGACGTTTAATATCGCGCATGCTTCTTGCCATGATTTCACCACCTTAGAGCTTTGGCGTAGCCAAAGCTAACTTCGTAAGCATAAGCTGAGCTTTGACGTACCCAATAGCTAACTTCGTAAGCATAAACGGTAATCTCTATATATTAGCTTGTAGCAAAGCCTCTTTTGAATTTCTCGATGGCAGCCTTGAGCGCTGCTTCGTTGTCAGCTGTCAGATCCTTGGTATCCGAGATGGATTTCAGGATTTCAGTGGCACTGCTGTCGATAAAGGCCAGGAATTCCTTCTCGAAACGCTTAACGTCCTTGACAGGAATATCATCCAGATGTCCTTTGACAGCGGTGTACAGACTAAGCACTTGATGCTCAACGCTAAGCGGCTGGTTCACACCCTGCTTCAGAATCTCCATCATACGCGCACCGCGGTTCAGACGGGCCTGCGTTGATTTGTCCAGATCGGAGCCGAACTGGGAGAAAGCCTGAAGCTCACGGTATTGAGCCAGATCCAGACGCAGGGAACCGGCGACCTTCTTCATAGCTTTGATCTGTGCGGAGCCCCCTACACGGGATACAGAGATACCTACGTTGATCGCCGGACGCTGTCCGGAGTTGAACAAGTCGGATTCAAGGAAGATTTGGCCGTCTGTGATCGAAATTACGTTCGTTGGAATGTAAGCCGATACGTCAGAAGCCTGTGTTTCGATGAATGGCAGGGCGGTTAATGAACCACCACCAAGCGCATCGCTAAGCTTGGCTGCACGTTCCAGCAGACGGGAGTGCAGATAGAATACGTCACCCGGGAAGGCTTCACGGCCCGGTGGACGGCGGAGCAGCAGAGACAATTCGCGGTAAGCCGAAGCCTGCTTGGACAGGTCATCATAAATGACAAGTACATGCTCGCCCTTATACATAAAGTATTCGCCCATAGCGCAGCCTGCGTACGGAGCAATATAAAGCAGCGGAGAAGGCTCGGAAGCCGACGCGGTTACAACGATAGTGTAATCCAGGGCGCCATGACGGCGGAGGGTTTCTACTACCTGTGCTACAGTAGATTGTTTTTGTCCGATAGCAACATAGATACACTTCATCCCGTTGCCCTTCTGGTTGATAATCGCATCAATCGCGATCGCAGTCTTACCTGTCTGACGGTCACCAATGATCAGCTCGCGTTGTCCGCGGCCGATTGGCACCATGGCATCGATTGCCTTAAGACCCGTCTGCATCGGTTCGTGTACCGACTTACGGTCGATAACCCCCGGCGCGTTATGTTCAACCGGACGGAATTCTGTAGTAGCAATCGGTCCCTTGCCGTCAAGCGGCTGGCCCAGTGCATTTACTACGCGGCCCAGCATGGCTTCGCCAACCGGAACCTGCATGATCTGGCCGGTACGTTTAACCTGATCGCCTTCGCGGATCTCTTTGTATTCACCCAGAATAACAACACCGACGTTGCTTTCTTCCAGGTTAAGCGCCATGCCCACTACCCCGTTGGAGAACTCCAGCAGTTCCCCTGCCATTGCGTTTTCCAGACCGTAGACACGGGCGATACCGTCGCCGACTTGAATGACGGTGCCAATTTCGGCCACTTCGATATCGGCTTTATATTGCTCAATTTGACTTTTGATCAAAGTGCTGATCTCTTCAGGTCTGATGCCCAATATCCTCACCCCTATCTTCTTTGCTTATCATTAAAGGATTTCTCAAGACGCGTAAGCTTACCGGCCAGACTTCCGTCATACAGCGTATCGCCGATTACGACTTTCAGTCCGCCGAGCAGGCTTGTATCGACCACATTGGTTACACGAATCTTACGGCCAGTAAGCTGGCTGAATTCAGCCGCAACACTGTCCTGTTCTGCCTGGTTCAGGGAATAAGCGGAATAGACAGTAGCGTAGCCAATGCCAAGGGCATCCCCTTCAATCTTGATATATTTAGCCAGTAACTCTGCGAAAATATCGGTTCTGCCCCGCTCTACCAATAGCTCTACCGTGTTCATGACCGCTTCCGAGACTTTACCTTGAAGTGTCCCGCGCAGCACATTCAGCTTGTCGGATTGCGAGATACGGGGTGCCAGGATAAACCGTTTCACCTCTGCATCATTAT is a window of Paenibacillus sp. FSL H3-0469 DNA encoding:
- the atpA gene encoding F0F1 ATP synthase subunit alpha, giving the protein MGIRPEEISTLIKSQIEQYKADIEVAEIGTVIQVGDGIARVYGLENAMAGELLEFSNGVVGMALNLEESNVGVVILGEYKEIREGDQVKRTGQIMQVPVGEAMLGRVVNALGQPLDGKGPIATTEFRPVEHNAPGVIDRKSVHEPMQTGLKAIDAMVPIGRGQRELIIGDRQTGKTAIAIDAIINQKGNGMKCIYVAIGQKQSTVAQVVETLRRHGALDYTIVVTASASEPSPLLYIAPYAGCAMGEYFMYKGEHVLVIYDDLSKQASAYRELSLLLRRPPGREAFPGDVFYLHSRLLERAAKLSDALGGGSLTALPFIETQASDVSAYIPTNVISITDGQIFLESDLFNSGQRPAINVGISVSRVGGSAQIKAMKKVAGSLRLDLAQYRELQAFSQFGSDLDKSTQARLNRGARMMEILKQGVNQPLSVEHQVLSLYTAVKGHLDDIPVKDVKRFEKEFLAFIDSSATEILKSISDTKDLTADNEAALKAAIEKFKRGFATS
- a CDS encoding F0F1 ATP synthase subunit delta, with the protein product MSRDTVVAGRYAKALYSVAVDEGITLQVEEQLKLVVEVLHNDAEVKRFILAPRISQSDKLNVLRGTLQGKVSEAVMNTVELLVERGRTDIFAELLAKYIKIEGDALGIGYATVYSAYSLNQAEQDSVAAEFSQLTGRKIRVTNVVDTSLLGGLKVVIGDTLYDGSLAGKLTRLEKSFNDKQRR